The Corallococcus caeni genome includes a region encoding these proteins:
- the trhA gene encoding PAQR family membrane homeostasis protein TrhA, which produces MTCWRYEHRMEESVKPRLRGLSHALAFVAALVGCVRMALMPVPGAQYVANLVFGGSLVLMFGVSGGYHWPTWSAATYHRIRRFDHAAIFILIAGSFTPMATLAPMGGWSQRLLWGMWGAALTGATLTLAGISASRGLRSGLYVALGCVAAPVMWHLPGVMGPGRVGWLFFGAVLYAVGAVVYARRWPDPVPHVFGYHEVFHIMVVAAAATHYAVLMDFVGG; this is translated from the coding sequence ATGACGTGCTGGCGGTACGAGCACCGCATGGAAGAGAGTGTGAAGCCCCGGCTGCGCGGCCTGTCGCACGCGCTCGCGTTCGTGGCGGCGCTGGTGGGCTGCGTGCGGATGGCGCTGATGCCCGTGCCGGGCGCGCAGTACGTGGCGAACCTGGTGTTCGGCGGCAGCCTGGTCCTGATGTTCGGCGTGAGCGGGGGCTACCACTGGCCCACGTGGAGCGCCGCGACGTACCACCGGATCCGCCGGTTCGACCACGCCGCCATCTTCATCCTCATCGCGGGGAGCTTCACGCCCATGGCGACGTTGGCGCCCATGGGTGGCTGGAGCCAGCGGCTGCTCTGGGGGATGTGGGGCGCGGCGCTGACGGGCGCCACGCTCACGCTCGCGGGCATCTCCGCGTCGCGGGGGCTGCGCTCGGGGCTCTACGTGGCCCTGGGCTGCGTGGCGGCCCCGGTGATGTGGCACCTCCCGGGGGTGATGGGCCCCGGCCGCGTGGGCTGGCTGTTCTTCGGGGCCGTGCTCTACGCCGTGGGAGCGGTGGTGTACGCGCGCCGCTGGCCCGACCCCGTGCCCCACGTGTTCGGCTACCACGAAGTGTTCCACATCATGGTCGTCGCCGCGGCCGCCACGCACTACGCCGTGCTGATGGACTTCGTGGGGGGCTAG
- a CDS encoding DUF6310 domain-containing protein, with product MRIHACIAILLLISACATTDPATKAPAARGRRIGNLQRAAALPWRDGGKCVVREASQPWPILVERCYRALDHDRVEFHDTEGRCAVASSGAAAVGLGFCVLAAPEIVVGAVIVLGVVVVAVAIKEELDAYELRHHSPEEAGPARETRVAAREVVADRKPKLEPEPAGKGWQPPVPPVPVDRTRHASCEPVPVPHAGEDDAHNECADSFPPNRYPGNDVLVNGKRFDALQVGVRVLWEIKTYQFDTYSDYLKERVIEQQVEEFQEDRHIAEACGYRFVVGVSSAAHKEALLRLDPSLQIVVTGCKR from the coding sequence ATGCGCATCCACGCCTGCATCGCGATCCTGCTCCTCATTTCAGCCTGCGCGACGACGGATCCCGCCACGAAGGCGCCCGCGGCGCGCGGCCGGAGGATTGGCAACCTCCAGCGAGCGGCGGCGCTGCCCTGGAGGGACGGTGGGAAGTGCGTTGTTCGCGAAGCGTCCCAGCCCTGGCCTATTTTGGTGGAGCGGTGCTACCGGGCCCTCGACCATGACCGGGTCGAGTTCCACGACACCGAGGGAAGATGCGCGGTCGCCTCCTCTGGCGCCGCCGCCGTGGGACTCGGGTTCTGCGTGCTGGCGGCCCCTGAAATTGTCGTGGGAGCCGTGATCGTCCTTGGCGTGGTGGTGGTCGCCGTCGCCATCAAGGAGGAGCTGGATGCTTATGAGCTACGGCACCACTCTCCCGAGGAAGCAGGGCCCGCGCGAGAAACGAGGGTCGCGGCTCGGGAGGTTGTAGCGGACCGTAAGCCCAAGCTGGAGCCGGAGCCCGCAGGAAAGGGATGGCAGCCCCCGGTGCCACCCGTGCCCGTGGACCGGACGCGCCACGCCAGTTGCGAGCCCGTTCCAGTGCCTCACGCAGGTGAGGACGATGCGCATAACGAGTGCGCCGACAGCTTTCCGCCCAACCGCTACCCTGGCAACGACGTGCTCGTGAACGGCAAGCGCTTTGATGCGCTGCAAGTCGGCGTGCGTGTGCTGTGGGAGATCAAGACATATCAATTCGACACGTACAGTGACTATCTGAAGGAACGGGTGATCGAACAGCAGGTGGAAGAGTTCCAGGAGGATCGGCACATCGCGGAGGCATGTGGATATCGCTTCGTCGTTGGGGTGAGCAGTGCCGCGCACAAGGAAGCCCTGCTCCGACTGGATCCCAGCCTCCAGATCGTCGTCACGGGATGCAAACGATGA
- a CDS encoding DUF5953 family protein produces MTPRKRLELNVYAPALVRDDGRTLAVVRGVELALPGLRLEWEIDKEGRPIEVPQREAWLAEAATRGKLPLLCNGDERYPVTISGLRRFASASAGGQPQFQVHAKLPLDAPVVEAATNVLEAVTEGVRAYWGQATPDDAAVDIAYQIAPTLEGPPAPRRGLPALKLFQHIRAPEIPYYLGWLNYWSAATARAIGFPDPARDTEWLSRARRTASGGWIVQLTEAPLDLDDPTHLDALKRAYERFPEIGGRLVP; encoded by the coding sequence ATGACCCCACGAAAACGCCTCGAACTGAATGTCTACGCGCCCGCGCTTGTAAGGGATGACGGCCGTACACTCGCTGTCGTCCGAGGTGTAGAGCTGGCGCTGCCCGGCTTGCGCCTGGAGTGGGAAATAGACAAAGAAGGGCGTCCCATTGAGGTACCGCAACGCGAAGCCTGGCTCGCGGAGGCAGCAACACGCGGAAAGCTCCCGTTGCTATGCAACGGCGACGAGCGCTACCCCGTGACCATCTCCGGTCTGCGGCGATTCGCCAGCGCGAGCGCTGGCGGTCAACCGCAGTTCCAGGTTCATGCGAAGCTGCCACTGGACGCACCCGTCGTCGAGGCAGCAACAAACGTGCTTGAAGCTGTGACAGAGGGCGTACGCGCATACTGGGGACAGGCAACACCGGACGACGCCGCGGTGGACATCGCGTATCAGATCGCCCCCACACTGGAAGGACCACCAGCCCCACGCCGGGGGCTGCCTGCCCTGAAACTCTTCCAGCACATCCGCGCTCCAGAGATTCCCTATTACCTTGGGTGGCTGAACTACTGGTCGGCCGCGACCGCACGGGCCATCGGGTTCCCGGATCCTGCTCGCGACACGGAATGGCTCTCACGGGCGCGGCGTACAGCATCGGGCGGGTGGATCGTGCAGCTCACGGAGGCGCCCCTCGATCTGGACGACCCCACCCATCTGGACGCGCTCAAGCGGGCCTACGAGCGCTTCCCCGAAATCGGCGGGCGGCTGGTGCCCTGA
- a CDS encoding FAD-dependent oxidoreductase, whose translation MAAPTLTTQCCIAGGGPAGMMLGLLLARAGVEVKVLEKHADFLRDFRGDTLHPSTLELMHELGWLDELLALPHSEARDLRFQFGTHDVQVGDFRHLPTHARYLAFMPQWDLLDFIARKAAMYPGFQLLRRTEVTDLVRDDKGQTVGVRARTPEGPLEVRASLVVAADGRTSTLRQQSGLEVKVLGAPMDVLWFRVSRRPEDGDPPLGRFERGQVFILINRGAQWQCGQVIPKGGIASVQARGLKSFRDDLAKSMPFLASRAGEIRSWDDVKLLTVRVDRLRTWYQPGLLCIGDAAHAMSPVGGVGINLAVQDAVATANLLAGPLLARHVTTRDLRRVQQRRELPTRLTQRAQVLIQNRVVAPVLRKHALGNGRPPLPLWLLRHVPALRRIPARLIGLGVRPEHIHTPAASPLH comes from the coding sequence ATGGCCGCCCCGACGCTCACCACGCAGTGCTGCATCGCGGGCGGAGGTCCGGCGGGCATGATGCTGGGGCTGCTGCTGGCCCGGGCCGGCGTGGAGGTGAAGGTGCTGGAGAAGCACGCGGACTTCCTGCGCGACTTCCGGGGCGACACGCTCCACCCGTCCACGCTGGAGCTGATGCACGAGCTGGGATGGCTGGACGAGCTGCTCGCCCTTCCCCACTCGGAGGCCCGGGACCTGCGCTTCCAGTTCGGCACGCACGACGTCCAGGTGGGCGACTTCCGCCACCTCCCCACGCACGCGCGCTACCTCGCGTTCATGCCGCAGTGGGACCTGCTCGACTTCATCGCGCGCAAGGCCGCCATGTACCCGGGGTTCCAGCTGCTGCGCCGCACGGAGGTGACGGACCTCGTGCGTGACGACAAGGGCCAGACGGTCGGGGTGCGCGCACGGACGCCCGAGGGCCCGCTGGAGGTGCGCGCGTCGCTGGTGGTGGCGGCGGACGGCCGGACCTCCACGCTGCGCCAGCAGTCCGGCCTGGAGGTGAAGGTCCTGGGCGCCCCCATGGACGTGCTCTGGTTCCGCGTGTCGCGCAGGCCCGAGGACGGCGACCCGCCCCTGGGCCGCTTCGAGCGCGGACAGGTCTTCATCCTCATCAACCGGGGCGCCCAGTGGCAGTGCGGCCAGGTCATCCCCAAGGGCGGCATCGCGTCCGTTCAAGCGCGCGGCCTGAAGTCCTTCCGCGATGACCTCGCGAAGTCGATGCCGTTCCTCGCCAGCCGCGCCGGTGAAATCCGGAGCTGGGACGACGTGAAGCTGCTGACCGTGCGAGTGGATCGGCTGCGCACCTGGTATCAGCCCGGACTGCTGTGCATCGGCGACGCGGCGCACGCGATGTCGCCCGTGGGCGGCGTGGGCATCAACCTCGCGGTGCAGGACGCCGTGGCCACCGCCAACCTGCTCGCAGGCCCCCTGCTCGCCCGGCACGTCACGACCCGGGACCTGCGCCGCGTCCAGCAGCGCCGGGAGCTCCCCACGCGCCTCACCCAGCGAGCCCAGGTGCTCATCCAGAACCGCGTGGTGGCCCCCGTGCTGCGGAAGCACGCGCTCGGCAACGGCCGGCCGCCCCTGCCCCTCTGGCTGTTGCGGCATGTCCCCGCGCTGCGCCGCATCCCCGCACGCCTGATTGGCCTGGGCGTCCGTCCCGAGCACATCCACACGCCGGCCGCTTCACCCCTTCACTGA
- a CDS encoding SRPBCC family protein, which yields MASSRTLTLRELHPREALPQEDVLPGRWSQAATAVVAGTLMSLGLRRRSLGGTVMALASGALLYQGLHSRKRAPSTGARTARRALTAVEARREPRVEVERTITVGRPAEELYRLWGEPSTLNLLMAHFADVTPTRGGDGRHWQVHGPLGRELSWDSRVVEDRPPELHRWESTEDSPVKVEGQVRFKPAPADWGTEVTLHLAFAPPGGALGEALAKRLRAIPALQVMKVLRRFKSLAETGEMPTLDHNPSARVSAD from the coding sequence ATGGCGAGTTCACGAACGCTGACCCTGCGGGAGCTCCATCCCCGAGAAGCCTTGCCCCAGGAAGACGTCCTCCCGGGGCGGTGGAGCCAGGCCGCCACGGCGGTGGTCGCGGGGACGCTGATGTCCCTGGGACTGAGACGCCGCTCGCTCGGGGGCACGGTGATGGCCCTGGCCAGCGGCGCCCTGCTCTACCAGGGCCTGCACTCCCGGAAGCGAGCTCCGTCCACGGGGGCCAGGACGGCACGCCGGGCCCTCACGGCCGTGGAGGCGCGACGCGAGCCGCGCGTGGAGGTGGAGCGCACGATCACCGTGGGCCGTCCAGCGGAGGAGCTGTACCGACTGTGGGGTGAGCCCTCCACGCTGAACCTCCTCATGGCGCACTTCGCGGACGTCACGCCCACGCGGGGAGGCGACGGCCGCCACTGGCAGGTACACGGGCCCCTGGGGCGCGAGCTGAGCTGGGACTCGCGCGTCGTGGAGGACCGACCGCCGGAGCTCCACCGCTGGGAGTCCACGGAGGACAGCCCCGTGAAGGTGGAGGGCCAGGTGCGCTTCAAGCCCGCGCCAGCGGACTGGGGCACGGAGGTGACGCTGCACCTCGCCTTCGCTCCTCCGGGCGGCGCGCTGGGCGAGGCGCTGGCGAAGCGGCTGCGCGCCATCCCCGCCCTGCAGGTGATGAAGGTGCTGCGCCGGTTCAAGAGCCTGGCGGAGACCGGAGAGATGCCCACGCTGGACCACAACCCCTCCGCTCGCGTGAGCGCGGACTGA
- a CDS encoding zinc-dependent alcohol dehydrogenase, whose translation MRALCWNGVNDLRVETVPDPEIVNPHDAILRVTMSTTCGSDLHFIDGYLPTMKAGDIIGHEFMGEVVEVGRDVKRVKKGDRVVVPSFIVCGNCWYCDHQLWSLCDNTNPKPEYQQVAFGYPTAGIYGYTHAFGGYAGAHAQFVRVPHADNDCFLVPEGLRDEQVLFLSDAAPTGYMGADFCGIQPGATIAVWGAGGVGLMAMRSAYLLGAERVIAVDRFPERLAMAENFVGAEALDYSQVESVVDVLREMTGGRGPDACIDAVGMEAHGTGPGYAYDRAKQALHLHSDRGQALREAILACRKGGTLSVLGVYGLMDSFPLGAIMNKGLTMRTAQQHGQKYLPRLLEHVARGELDPSFLATHRFSLEDAPKGYELFKKKEDGCVRAVFTS comes from the coding sequence ATGCGAGCCCTTTGCTGGAATGGAGTGAACGACCTGCGCGTGGAGACCGTCCCCGACCCGGAGATCGTCAACCCGCACGACGCCATCCTCCGCGTCACGATGTCGACGACGTGCGGCTCCGACCTGCACTTCATCGACGGCTACCTCCCGACGATGAAGGCGGGCGACATCATCGGCCATGAGTTCATGGGCGAGGTCGTGGAGGTGGGGCGCGACGTGAAGCGGGTGAAGAAGGGGGACCGGGTGGTGGTGCCCTCGTTCATCGTCTGCGGCAACTGCTGGTATTGCGATCACCAACTCTGGTCGCTGTGTGACAACACCAACCCGAAGCCCGAGTACCAGCAGGTGGCGTTCGGCTACCCCACGGCCGGCATCTACGGCTACACGCACGCCTTCGGCGGCTACGCGGGCGCGCATGCCCAGTTCGTCCGGGTGCCCCACGCGGACAACGACTGCTTCCTCGTGCCGGAGGGCCTGCGCGACGAACAGGTCCTCTTCCTCTCCGACGCGGCCCCCACGGGCTACATGGGCGCGGACTTCTGCGGCATCCAGCCGGGAGCCACCATCGCCGTGTGGGGCGCGGGCGGCGTGGGGCTGATGGCCATGCGCAGCGCGTACCTCCTGGGCGCCGAGCGCGTCATCGCCGTGGACCGCTTCCCGGAGCGCCTGGCCATGGCGGAGAACTTCGTCGGCGCGGAGGCCCTGGACTACAGCCAGGTGGAGAGCGTGGTGGACGTGCTGCGGGAGATGACCGGAGGCCGCGGGCCGGATGCGTGCATCGACGCGGTGGGCATGGAGGCCCATGGCACCGGGCCGGGCTACGCGTATGACCGGGCGAAGCAGGCGCTGCACCTGCACTCGGACCGGGGGCAGGCCCTGCGCGAGGCCATCCTCGCCTGCCGCAAGGGCGGCACGCTGTCCGTGCTGGGCGTGTACGGCCTGATGGACTCGTTCCCCCTGGGCGCCATCATGAACAAGGGCCTCACGATGCGCACCGCGCAGCAGCACGGACAGAAGTACCTGCCCCGCCTGCTGGAGCACGTGGCGAGGGGCGAGCTGGATCCCTCGTTCCTCGCCACGCACCGCTTCTCGCTGGAGGACGCGCCGAAGGGCTACGAGCTCTTCAAGAAGAAGGAGGACGGCTGCGTGCGGGCCGTGTTCACTTCTTGA
- a CDS encoding class I SAM-dependent methyltransferase yields the protein MDLHGTGGVEGADAAYDRSRQPARFIAALGIAPGQRIADVGAGQGYFTQRLAEAVGPTGRVVATDINDEALKRLRARVIGRENIEVRKVEPDAPGLEAGAYDLILLSEVDHFLTDRVDYLTRLRAALTPQGRIAVTHLRAMRPPLVAAARTAGYSVVSEYNDLPDHYLLFLRPTAHP from the coding sequence GTGGACCTGCATGGCACGGGAGGCGTCGAAGGCGCGGATGCGGCATATGACCGCTCCCGTCAGCCCGCCCGGTTCATCGCCGCGCTGGGAATCGCTCCGGGGCAGCGCATCGCCGACGTCGGCGCGGGGCAGGGCTACTTCACGCAGCGGCTCGCGGAGGCAGTGGGCCCCACGGGACGGGTGGTCGCCACCGACATCAACGACGAAGCCCTCAAGCGGCTCCGCGCGCGGGTCATCGGCCGTGAGAACATCGAGGTGCGGAAGGTGGAACCGGACGCTCCGGGCCTCGAAGCGGGAGCGTATGACCTCATCCTCCTCTCGGAGGTCGACCACTTCCTCACCGACCGGGTGGACTACCTCACCCGGCTGCGGGCCGCGCTCACGCCCCAGGGCCGCATCGCGGTGACGCACCTGCGGGCCATGCGCCCCCCGCTCGTCGCCGCGGCCCGCACCGCGGGCTACTCCGTCGTCTCCGAGTACAACGACCTGCCGGACCACTACCTGCTCTTCCTGCGCCCCACCGCCCATCCATGA
- a CDS encoding OsmC family protein: MGISKGSAQWDGGLKDGKGSMKPGHAAEVPFSLGTRFEGQQGSNPEELIGAALSGCFSMALSLGLEKAGLKPTRIQTHADVQLDKQGEGFAITTIALSTEATVPGADDARFQKIAEETKKGCPVSKALAGVNITLKAKLAT, encoded by the coding sequence ATGGGTATCAGCAAGGGCAGTGCGCAGTGGGACGGTGGGCTGAAGGACGGCAAGGGCTCCATGAAGCCGGGCCACGCCGCGGAGGTGCCCTTCTCGCTCGGCACCCGCTTCGAGGGTCAGCAGGGCAGCAACCCCGAGGAGCTCATCGGCGCGGCGCTCTCCGGGTGCTTCTCCATGGCCCTGTCGCTGGGGCTGGAGAAGGCGGGCCTGAAGCCCACGCGCATCCAGACGCACGCGGACGTGCAGCTGGACAAGCAGGGCGAGGGCTTCGCCATCACCACCATCGCGCTGAGCACCGAGGCCACCGTCCCCGGCGCCGACGACGCCCGCTTCCAGAAGATCGCCGAGGAGACCAAGAAGGGCTGCCCCGTCTCCAAAGCGCTCGCGGGCGTGAACATCACGCTCAAGGCGAAGCTCGCGACCTGA
- a CDS encoding RNA polymerase sigma factor: MAETDDVTDAVRRATQGESSAFSELYRRTRPLVARLVAGFGTLDPDEAEDVLQESYVRAFRGLPQLKSPGAFTPWLLTIARNRARTRLERRSLLQRMEEEWVDPTPETVPALPPTLQVERDIEVVRQLIAELPDGEEKKTVQLFYIEGQLSAREIADQLGVGKSTVTMRLERFRGRIKRELLQRVLAGRWD, translated from the coding sequence GTGGCTGAGACGGACGACGTCACGGACGCGGTTCGGCGCGCGACGCAGGGGGAGTCGTCCGCCTTCAGCGAGCTGTATCGTCGCACCCGTCCCCTGGTGGCCCGCCTGGTCGCGGGTTTCGGCACATTGGATCCCGACGAGGCGGAGGACGTCCTCCAGGAGTCCTACGTGCGGGCGTTCCGGGGGTTGCCTCAGCTGAAGTCGCCGGGGGCCTTCACTCCCTGGCTGTTGACCATCGCGCGCAACCGGGCGCGCACGCGGCTGGAGCGCCGCAGCCTGCTCCAGCGGATGGAGGAGGAATGGGTGGACCCGACACCGGAGACGGTGCCGGCCCTGCCACCTACGCTCCAGGTGGAGCGGGACATCGAAGTGGTGCGGCAGCTCATCGCGGAGCTGCCTGACGGCGAGGAGAAGAAGACCGTGCAGCTCTTCTACATCGAGGGTCAGCTCTCCGCGCGGGAGATCGCCGATCAGCTCGGCGTGGGCAAGAGCACGGTCACCATGCGGCTGGAGCGGTTTCGTGGGCGCATCAAGCGCGAGCTCCTCCAGCGGGTGCTCGCCGGACGGTGGGATTGA
- a CDS encoding caspase family protein, with translation MRRLLPLLLALLCACAGPSATAGDKGGLVPLRLDAADLSRAYTPRRLALLVGVSSFDDPQWRALRFSSKDATDLAAALRDPARGHFDQVRVLTRPEETTRDAILAALRQLRREATRPDDVVMVYLSAHGTLARDGRGELTRYLVTRDASYRAIPQTALSMDALKAEFDQLPSRRRLLVLATCHSGNGKSLLPHELEVELAGIKSGFYARPLEESSRASMVFAASDWGETAREDEGLRNDIYTYFLIEGLGGAADRNADGAVTATEAHDYSRRRTFAFTEGRQRPSAEIMEVGADPVILAGRIDRTGQPELFSYNPRLDGFLLKVDGEPRLELPGGAAVGPGRRTVELTKGDAVLVRREVDVSRGERLPLEQLLADAIPRRALSLVGGMMSFTDGQSRRELLPAAPQVGVVLRLEDLPLQDLGLLVDVGLGHGRQQLQVAPGSVVPFGYTTLTLGAAVPYLWRWERLTLFAGPRVAALYLGRSFDVEAFSGGQRYFTVSPGVVGGLAWRLGERWELTAQGHGMLTYVVVDGQGQAVGFIGGNAGVGYRF, from the coding sequence GTGAGGCGCCTCCTTCCCCTGCTGCTCGCCCTCCTCTGCGCCTGCGCGGGTCCCTCCGCCACGGCCGGAGACAAGGGCGGGCTCGTGCCGCTGCGGCTCGACGCGGCGGACCTGTCGCGCGCGTACACGCCCCGGCGGCTCGCGCTGCTCGTGGGCGTGTCGTCGTTCGACGATCCCCAGTGGCGCGCCCTGCGCTTCTCCTCCAAGGACGCCACCGACCTCGCGGCGGCGCTGCGGGACCCCGCGCGCGGCCACTTCGACCAGGTGCGCGTCCTCACGCGCCCGGAGGAGACCACCCGCGACGCCATCCTCGCGGCGCTGCGGCAGCTGCGGCGTGAGGCCACCCGGCCCGACGACGTGGTGATGGTGTACCTGTCCGCGCACGGCACGCTCGCGCGCGACGGCCGGGGTGAGCTCACGCGCTACCTGGTCACGCGCGACGCGTCCTACCGCGCCATCCCCCAGACGGCGCTCTCCATGGACGCGCTGAAGGCGGAGTTCGACCAACTGCCCAGCCGGCGGCGGCTGCTGGTGCTGGCCACCTGCCACAGCGGCAACGGCAAGTCGCTCCTGCCCCACGAGCTGGAGGTGGAGCTGGCCGGCATCAAGTCCGGCTTCTACGCGCGGCCGCTGGAGGAGTCCTCCCGCGCCTCCATGGTGTTCGCCGCCAGCGACTGGGGCGAGACGGCGCGCGAGGACGAGGGCCTTCGCAACGACATCTACACGTACTTCCTCATCGAGGGCCTGGGCGGCGCGGCGGACCGCAACGCGGACGGCGCCGTCACCGCCACGGAGGCCCACGACTATTCGCGCCGCCGCACCTTCGCCTTCACGGAAGGACGTCAGCGGCCATCCGCCGAAATCATGGAGGTGGGCGCGGATCCGGTCATCCTCGCCGGCCGTATCGACCGCACGGGCCAGCCGGAGCTCTTCTCCTACAACCCGCGCCTGGACGGCTTCCTGCTCAAGGTGGACGGCGAGCCGCGCCTGGAGTTGCCGGGCGGCGCCGCGGTGGGACCGGGCCGCCGCACGGTGGAGCTCACCAAGGGCGACGCCGTCCTCGTGCGGCGCGAGGTGGACGTGTCGCGGGGCGAGCGCCTGCCCCTGGAGCAGCTGCTGGCGGACGCCATCCCGCGCCGCGCGCTATCGCTGGTGGGTGGCATGATGTCCTTCACGGACGGCCAGAGCCGGCGCGAGCTCTTGCCCGCCGCGCCCCAGGTGGGTGTCGTGCTGCGGCTGGAGGACCTTCCCCTCCAGGACCTGGGCCTGCTCGTGGACGTGGGGCTGGGGCACGGACGGCAGCAGCTCCAGGTGGCGCCCGGCAGCGTGGTGCCCTTCGGCTACACCACGCTCACGCTGGGTGCGGCGGTGCCGTACCTGTGGCGTTGGGAGCGGCTGACGCTGTTCGCGGGCCCACGTGTGGCCGCGCTGTACCTGGGCAGGTCTTTCGACGTGGAGGCCTTCTCCGGTGGCCAGCGCTACTTCACCGTCAGCCCCGGTGTGGTGGGCGGACTGGCGTGGCGTCTGGGCGAGCGGTGGGAGCTCACCGCCCAGGGGCACGGGATGTTGACGTACGTGGTGGTGGACGGACAGGGACAGGCCGTGGGCTTCATCGGCGGAAACGCCGGCGTGGGGTACCGCTTCTGA
- a CDS encoding carboxypeptidase-like regulatory domain-containing protein, whose amino-acid sequence MRRHCLLLTLSSLGLGLGACGNLDNEPFRAGTVRGRLTEFDPAVVLVSVVGAPGVRGSVDAQGRFTLEDVPAGPAELFVLATADKAARVPLTVQGGQSVDVADVAPRPAGTFFVKLRARGNLRVAEGKASVDGTPIEASQLDDQAPRHLGPLPAGCYGVSVSAPGFISTALQGCVGEGKQTVLTVELVPEKSYAQQGCATTGCNSESHCASDGCCVQCLEDSHCVTPLGCRAFHCEESLP is encoded by the coding sequence ATGCGTCGCCATTGCCTGCTCTTGACCCTGTCGTCGCTCGGCCTGGGCCTGGGCGCGTGCGGAAACCTGGACAACGAGCCCTTCCGCGCGGGCACCGTGCGCGGCCGGCTCACGGAGTTCGACCCCGCCGTCGTGCTGGTGTCCGTGGTGGGCGCGCCCGGCGTGCGCGGCAGCGTGGACGCGCAGGGCCGCTTCACGCTGGAGGACGTGCCTGCGGGGCCCGCGGAGCTCTTCGTCCTGGCCACCGCGGACAAGGCCGCGCGCGTGCCGCTCACCGTGCAGGGCGGCCAGTCCGTGGACGTCGCGGACGTGGCGCCCCGGCCCGCCGGCACCTTCTTCGTGAAGCTCCGCGCCCGGGGCAACCTGCGGGTGGCGGAGGGGAAGGCGTCCGTGGACGGCACGCCCATCGAAGCCTCCCAGCTCGACGACCAGGCCCCCCGCCACCTGGGGCCGCTGCCGGCAGGCTGCTACGGCGTCAGCGTCTCCGCGCCCGGCTTCATCTCCACGGCCCTCCAGGGCTGTGTGGGTGAGGGCAAGCAGACGGTGCTGACCGTGGAGCTCGTCCCGGAGAAGTCCTACGCCCAGCAGGGCTGCGCGACGACGGGCTGCAACAGTGAAAGCCATTGCGCGTCGGACGGCTGCTGCGTGCAGTGCCTTGAAGACAGCCATTGCGTGACGCCGCTCGGGTGCAGGGCGTTCCACTGTGAAGAGAGTCTTCCGTAA
- a CDS encoding DUF4382 domain-containing protein, whose translation MTSLRHLTSTLLLATGMLFLAACGDSNARVTLKLTDAPGDGIEKAVVTISKVYLKGSVDGKEDGKGDVVLLSEPVTTDLLTLANDTADLVKDAEVPAGTYKELRFVITGGYIQVKQDGASRIFATSRDYAGLPDGAQVDGDLQMPSASSSGLKVKFDKDADVTVTSDDDQKVILVDFDVAQSFGKEAGGSGKWVMRPIIKGADLEFSGNVEVSLEAGDVSLPLGPAQLSSFSAVLINADGSRETMSLTASTATRYVADFKFLLPGTYQVDLVGPEGVTFSTDLTRPATATVGSGAEANVDFVLTSFDVK comes from the coding sequence ATGACCTCCCTGCGACACCTGACCTCCACCCTGCTGCTGGCCACGGGGATGCTGTTCCTCGCGGCCTGCGGCGACAGCAATGCCCGCGTCACCCTGAAGCTCACCGACGCCCCGGGCGACGGCATCGAGAAGGCCGTCGTGACCATCTCGAAGGTCTACCTGAAGGGCAGCGTGGACGGGAAGGAGGACGGCAAGGGCGACGTCGTGCTGCTGAGCGAGCCCGTCACCACCGACCTGCTCACGCTGGCCAACGACACCGCGGACCTGGTGAAGGACGCGGAGGTTCCGGCGGGCACGTACAAGGAGCTGCGCTTCGTCATCACCGGCGGCTACATCCAGGTGAAGCAGGACGGCGCCAGCCGCATCTTCGCCACCTCGCGCGACTACGCGGGCCTGCCGGACGGCGCCCAGGTGGACGGCGACCTGCAGATGCCGAGCGCCAGCAGCTCCGGCCTCAAGGTGAAGTTCGACAAGGACGCCGACGTCACCGTCACTAGCGATGACGACCAGAAGGTCATCCTGGTGGACTTCGACGTCGCGCAGAGCTTCGGCAAGGAGGCCGGCGGCTCCGGCAAGTGGGTCATGCGGCCCATCATCAAGGGCGCGGACCTGGAGTTCTCCGGCAACGTGGAGGTCTCCCTGGAGGCCGGCGACGTGTCCCTGCCCCTGGGCCCGGCGCAGCTGAGCAGCTTCTCCGCGGTGCTCATCAACGCCGACGGCAGCCGCGAGACGATGTCCCTCACCGCCAGCACGGCCACCCGCTACGTGGCGGACTTCAAGTTCCTGCTGCCCGGCACCTACCAGGTGGACCTGGTGGGCCCGGAGGGCGTGACCTTCAGCACGGACCTCACGCGCCCGGCGACCGCGACGGTCGGCTCAGGCGCGGAGGCCAACGTGGACTTCGTCCTGACGTCCTTCGACGTCAAGTAG